The DNA sequence AAATGGCAATTTTGGCCAATTACAACAAGACAATTTACGGGATAACCCCACTTTTGCGCCGAAATATTGGTACGGATTTGGACGCACTTATTTTTTGAATGTGGCCGTGAGTTTTTGAAAGACGGTCTAGGATCAATAGAGAAGAAAAGGGAATAAGAATAGTTAAAACTTTAATGGCAAACATTCGTGTTTTTTTGTCGGTAGTATCGGTTTTTGTTTGGTTGTTCGGTTGTGTCAAAAACCAAGACTTTACTCTAATTTCCAATGCATGTGAGGCAAATTTGGCCGCCAATGCCACTTTTGCCGACGTAAAGGCCCTTTATCAGGGAGAGTTGTTACAGATACAAGAAGACTTGGTGATTGAGGGATATGTGGTTTCTTCAGACAGGGCTGGAAATTTCTTTAGTGTATTGCATTTTCAAGATTCACCTACAAATGCAACCGAAGGCTTTCAAATTGAGATAGACCTTTTTGAATCTCACTTGCTGTTTGAGCCTGGCAGCAAGATTTTGATAAGGGTCAAAGGGCTGTATTTGGGTCAGAGTAGAGATGTTTTCAAGCTTGGTGGCACTTTTGCCGCTTTTGGCACCACTAATGTCGGCAGATTACCTGCTCTAAAGATTCCCGAACATGTTTTTAGAAGTTGTGACGAAATTGTTTCGGTTCAACCAAGAGAAATAGAACTGGTCGAATTGGATGACGGTTTCACGAACTTCCTGGTTAAAATCGATAGCCTTGAATTTGTGGAAGATGAACTGGGGTTGCCATTCGCTGAACCTGGGGAAGAAACCGAACGTACACTCAGAGATTGCCATGGCAACGAGTTGGTTTTGCTAAATAGTGGGTTTGCCGATTTTCAGGCTGAGGGACTTCCAGAAGGAAATGGTTGGATAACAGGTATACTTTTAAGGGAAAATGATGATTTTCAACTTGTCATCCGTAATCTGGGAGATATCGGGTTTACCAATGAAAGATGTGAAGAAATTGTGACTGAGTTTACCTCAACTGAAATCTTTTTTTCTGAGTTGGCCGATCCAGATAACAATGCCAGGGCAAGGTTTGTAGAGTTGTACAATGCAGCTGATGAACCTTTGGATTTGAACGGATGGACACTTCGCCGCTATACCAATGCCAATACCGATGTAGGTTCGACCATTGATCTTTCAGGATTCACCATTGCGGCCCAAAGCACCTTTGTCATCTCGCCCAATGCCACTGAATTTGAAAATGTATATGGATTTCCTCCCGACATGGGGGTTTCCACAAACAGCCCCGCCGATTCAAACGGAGATGACAATTTAGAGTTGGTCGACCCTTTCGGAACGGTCATCGATGTCTTTGGCATAATCGGTGAAGATGGCTCTGGTACCAATCATGAGTTTGAAGATGGTCGGGCACTTCGAAATATAGACGTGGCACAAGGTAACCCCAACTACACTTTTGTAGAGTGGACAATTTTCAATGATACCGGGGCAGAGGGTACCATCGACCGACCCCAAAACGCCCCAGAAGATTTTTCTCCTGGTGAGCGTTAGGCCCGAAAGAGGTCATACCACAGATTTTAATATGCCATCAAGCTTTTTTATGGTCAATGGCTTTAGTATATAGTTATGGACGATATCAAAATCTTTTGCCCGTTCTAAATCTCGCTGAGCGATAGAAGAGCTTACGATATATACATATACTTTGTCTTCATTGTGATGGGGTAATTTGATGAAGTCTTCCAAAAAATCCCAACCATCCATGATGGGCATGTTCAGGTCAAGTAGAATGACTTCTGGCAGTTTTTCACCTTTTTCGGTTATTTCTTTTAAACCTTTGATGGCATCATACCCATTTTCAAACACCAAAATACTTTCAGAGAACTTGAGCTCACCCATGATCTTTTTTGCCCAATACGTATATATGGGATCGTCATCGATGACACATGCACGTTTTATCCTTTTCATGGTTTTTTGGCTTTGCCAAATGTTAAAGTGAATGCTGTGCCTATGTTGGGCCGACTTTCTACACTAATGCTTCCACCCATGGCCTCTATTTGGTTTTTGGTAATGAAAAGTCCGATACCTTTGGCGTCTTTATGCTTGTGAAAAGTCTTGAACATGCCAAAAATTTTATCGCCATGTCGTTCAAGGTCTATTCCGATCCCATTGTCACTGAACTTCAAGATAATGCAGTCTTCGTGCATGCGTGATGTTAGCTTCAGAACAGGTTTTCTTTCAGGTGAACTATACTTTAGTGCATTGGTAAACAGGTTGAGCAGAATACTGTCAAGATAAGCAGGTACGGCACTGACATAATGGTCTTTTGATACGCTGATGTTGATCTCGGTATCTTTTTTGTCAATTTCGGCACGTATATGATTTTTGGTTTTTTTGATGGCCTCCAATAGATTCATCGGTTTCAAGTTCTCGAGGGCCGTGGTCTTTATTTGCACCATTTCGTTCAAATGATCAACGGTCTCGTTAAGCCCTGATGAGGCCGATGCAAGCATTGCCATAATTTTTTCGGTCTCAGAGGCATTTTCCACTTTTGATAAAAACGCAATGAGCATTGACATGTTGGTCGCATGCGATCGTAGGTTGTGCGACACAATATGGGCAAAGTTCATCAGGTTCTTGTTTTGCTCAAGAGTGATTTCATTGAGTTTTCTCTGCTTTTGTACTGCATCGATTCGGGAAGAGATATCAACTATCTGTGATATAAAATGGGAGAGGTTGCCATTGATATCATACCCACCCGTTACTGTCAACAATACATAGACCAAATGCCCTTCTTTATGGTGGTACCTTTTTTCTATTTGATAGGTTTCTCGTTTACCGTTGATCAATTCGTTAAGCAGTCTTAAATCTTTTTCAAGATCTTCAG is a window from the Muricauda sp. SCSIO 65647 genome containing:
- a CDS encoding DUF5689 domain-containing protein; translated protein: MANIRVFLSVVSVFVWLFGCVKNQDFTLISNACEANLAANATFADVKALYQGELLQIQEDLVIEGYVVSSDRAGNFFSVLHFQDSPTNATEGFQIEIDLFESHLLFEPGSKILIRVKGLYLGQSRDVFKLGGTFAAFGTTNVGRLPALKIPEHVFRSCDEIVSVQPREIELVELDDGFTNFLVKIDSLEFVEDELGLPFAEPGEETERTLRDCHGNELVLLNSGFADFQAEGLPEGNGWITGILLRENDDFQLVIRNLGDIGFTNERCEEIVTEFTSTEIFFSELADPDNNARARFVELYNAADEPLDLNGWTLRRYTNANTDVGSTIDLSGFTIAAQSTFVISPNATEFENVYGFPPDMGVSTNSPADSNGDDNLELVDPFGTVIDVFGIIGEDGSGTNHEFEDGRALRNIDVAQGNPNYTFVEWTIFNDTGAEGTIDRPQNAPEDFSPGER
- a CDS encoding response regulator, with the translated sequence MKRIKRACVIDDDPIYTYWAKKIMGELKFSESILVFENGYDAIKGLKEITEKGEKLPEVILLDLNMPIMDGWDFLEDFIKLPHHNEDKVYVYIVSSSIAQRDLERAKDFDIVHNYILKPLTIKKLDGILKSVV